A window from Odocoileus virginianus isolate 20LAN1187 ecotype Illinois chromosome 24, Ovbor_1.2, whole genome shotgun sequence encodes these proteins:
- the AGAP2 gene encoding arf-GAP with GTPase, ANK repeat and PH domain-containing protein 2 isoform X1, which yields MSRGAGALQRRTTTYLISLTLVKLESVPPPPPSPSAAAAGAPGTRGTETADPGSPRGADEPGKKRHERLFHRQDALWISTSSAGAGGAEPLALSPAPASPARPVSPAPGRRLSLWAAPPGPPLSGGLSPDPKPGGAPTSSRRPLLSSPSWGGPEPEGRAGVGVPGSSSPHPGTGSRRLKVAPPPPAPKPCKTVTTSGAKAGGGKGAGSRLSWPESEGKPRVKGSKSSAGTGVSAAAGAPGGGGAAATTSGGVGAGPGVRGKLSPRKGKSKTLDNSDLHPGPPAGSPPLTVPATLAPASAVSAASALPTGPATPVTLEAPAPGLKRGREGGRASTRDRKMLKFISGIFTKSTGGPPGPGPPPGPPGLSSGCGSRELLGAELRASPKAVVNSQEWTLSRSIPELRLGVLGDARSGKSSLIHRFLTGSYQVLEKTESEQHKKEMLVDGQTHLVLIREEAGAPDAKFSGWADAVIFVFSLEDENSFQAVSRLHGQLSSLRGEGRGGLALALVGTQDRISASSPRVVGDARARALCADMKRCSYYETCATYGLNVDRVFQEVAQKVVTLRKQQQLLAACKSLPSSPSHSAASTPVAGQAGNGGHTSDYSSSLPSSPNVGHRELRAEAAAVAGLSTPGSLHRAAKRRTSLFANRRGSDSEKRSLDSRGETTGSGRAIPIKQSFLLKRSGNSLNKEWKKKYVTLSSNGFLLYHPSINDYIHSTHGKEMDLLRTTVKVPGKRPPRAISAFGPSASINGLVKDMSTVQMGEGPEATTPAPSPSPSPSSLQPPPDQTSKHLLKPDRNLARALSTDCTPSGDLSPLSREPPPSPMVKKQRRKKLTTPSKTEGSAGQAEEENFEFLIVSSTGQTWHFEAASFEERDAWVQAIESQILASLQCCESSKVKLRTDSQSEAVAIQAIRNAKGNSICVDCGAPNPTWASLNLGALICIECSGIHRNLGTHLSRVRSLDLDDWPRELTLVLTAIGNDMANRVWESDTRGRAKPTRDSSREERESWIRAKYEQLLFLAPLGTSEEPLGRQLWAAVQAQDVAAVLLLLAHARHGPLDTSVEDPQLRSPLHLAAELSHVVITQLLLWYGADVSARDAQGRTALFYARQAGSQLCADILLQHGCPCEGGSAATTPSAATTPSITATPSPRRRSSAASVGRADAPVALV from the exons ATGAGCCGGGGCGCGGGCGCGCTTCAGCGCCGGACAACGACCTACCTCATCTCGCTGACCCTGGTCAAGCTCGAGTCGGTGCCTCCGCCGCCGCCTTCTCCGTCTGCGGCCGCAGCCGGCGCCCCTGGGACCAGAGGTACCGAGACCGCGGATCCCGGCAGCCCCCGAGGCGCTGACGAGCCGGGCAAGAAGCGGCACGAGCGGCTCTTCCACCGGCAGGATGCGCTGTGGATCAGCACGAGCAGCGCGGGCGCCGGGGGCGCCGAGCCCCTCGCCCTGTCCCCGGCTCCGGCCAGCCCGGCCCGCCCCGTCTCCCCCGCTCCCGGCCGCCGCCTCTCCCTCTGGGCCGCCCCTCCCGGACCCCCGCTCTCCGGGGGGCTGAGTCCAGACCCCAAGCCCGGGGGCGCCCCCACCTCCTCCCGGCGCCCCCTGCTCAGCAGCCCGAGCTGGGGGGGCCCGGAACCCGAAGGCCGGGCGGGCGTCGGCGTCCCCGGCTCGTCCTCCCCGCACCCCGGCACCGGCAGCCGGAGGCTCAAGGTGGCGCCTCCTCCGCCGGCTCCCAAGCCTTGCAAGACCGTGACCACGAGTGGCGCCAAAGCCGGCGGGGGCAAGGGCGCCGGTAGCCGCCTGTCATGGCCCGAAAGCGAGGGCAAGCCCAGGGTCAAGGGGTCAAAGAGCAGCGCCGGGACTGGAGTTTCTGCCGCCGCCGGCGCCCCCGGGGGAGGGGGAGCGGCCGCCACGACCTCTGGTGGGGTCGGGGCTGGGCCCGGAGTCCGAGGGAAGCTGTCCCCTCGGAAAGGCAAGAGTAAGACCTTGGACAACAGTGACTTGCACCCGGGACCGCCCGCCGGCTCTCCTCCGCTAACCGTCCCAGCCACCCTGGCTCCCGCCTCTGCCGTCTCCGCCGCCTCCGCGCTGCCCACCGGGCCTGCAACTCCAGTCACTCTGGAGGCTCCGGCTCCCGGGCTGAAACGGGGCCGGGAGGGGGGCCGAGCATCCACTCGGGACCGCAAGATGCTCAAGTTTATCAGCGGCATCTTTACCAAGAGCACAGGAGGGCCTCCCGGCCCCGGGCCCCCTCCCGGCCCCCCGGGCCTGTCTTCCGGCTGCGGGTCTAGGGAGCTGCTGGGTGCGGAGCTCCGCGCCTCCCCCA AAGCTGTGGTCAACAGCCAGGAGTGGACTTTGAGCCGCTCCATTCCTGAACTGCGCCTG GGTGTGCTGGGCGATGCCCGGAGTGGGAAGTCATCGCTTATTCACCGATTCCTGACTGGTTCATaccaggtgctggagaagacagagA GTGAGCAGCACAAGAAAGAAATGTTGGTGGATGGACAGACTCATCTGGTATTAATCCGAGAGGAAGCTGGAGCGCCTGATGCCAAG TTCTCAGGCTGGGCAGATGCTGTGATTTTCGTCTTCAGCCTGGAGGATGAGAACAGTTTCCAGGCCGTGAGCCGTCTTCATGGGCAGCTGAGCTCCCTTCGGGGTGAGGGACGAGGAGGCCTTGCCCTGGCACTGGTGGGGACACAAG ACAGGATCAGCGCTTCCTCCCCCCGCGTGGTGGGCGACGCTCGAGCCAGGGCTCTGTGTGCTGATATGAAGCGCTGCAGCTACTATGAGACTTGTGCAACCTATGGGCTCAATGTGGATCGGGTCTTCCAGGAGG tggcCCAGAAAGTGGTGACCTTGCgaaagcagcagcagcttctggcTGCCTGCAAgtccctccccagctccccaaGCCACTCAGCAGCTTCCACTCCTGTAGCTGGGCAG GCTGGTAATGGGGGCCACACTAGCGACTACTCTTCCTCTCTCCCGTCCTCACCCAATGTCGGTCACCGGGAGCTCCGGGCTGAGGCAGCTGCCGTGGCCGGATTGAGCACCCCAGGGTCCCTGCACCGGGCAGCCAAGCGTAGGACCAGCCTTTTTGCG AATCGTCGGGGCAGTGACTCTGAGAAACGGAGCTTGGACAGTCGGGGAGAGACAACGGGAAGTGGGCGAGCCATCCCCATCAAACAG AGCTTCCTCCTAAAGCGAAGTGGCAACTCCTTGaacaaagaatggaagaaaaaatatgtgaCCCTGTCCAGTAATGGCTTCCTACTCTACCACCCCAGCATTAAT GATTACATCCACAGTACCCACGGCAAGGAGATGGACTTACTACGAACAACAGTCAAAGTCCCTGGCAAGCGGCCCCCACGGGCCATCTCTGCTTTTGGCCCCTCAGCCAGCATCAACGGGCTGGTCAAGGACATGAGCACGGTCCAGATGGGGGAAGGTCCCG AAGCCACCACTCCTGCCccgagccccagccccagccccagctccctgCAGCCACCTCCAGACCAGACATCCAAGCACCTGCTGAAGCCAGACCGGAACCTGGCCCGAGCCCTCAGCACCG ACTGTACCCCATCTGGAGACCTGAGCCCCCTGAGTCGGGAACCCCCTCCTTCTCCCATGGTGAAGAAGCAGAGGAGGAAAAAGTTGACGACACCATCTAAAACTGAAGGCTCGGCTGGGCAGGCTGAAG AGGAAAACTTCGAGTTCCTGATCGTGTCCAGCACTGGTCAGACGTGGCACTTCGAGGCAGCCAGTTTTGAGGAGCGGGACGCCTGGGTTCAAGCCATCGAAAGTCAGATCCTCGCCAGTCTCCAATGCTGTGAGAGCAGCAAGGTCAAG CTGCGCACAGACAGCCAAAGCGAAGCCGTGGCCATCCAGGCGATCCGGAATGCCAAGGGGAACTCAATCTGCGTGGACTGCGGGGCCCCCA ACCCCACGTGGGCCAGCTTGAACCTGGGCGCACTCATCTGCATCGAGTGTTCTGGCATTCACCGGAACCTGGGCACACACCTGTCCCGCGTTCGTTCGCTCGACTTGGACGACTGGCCGCGGGAGCTGACCCTGGTGCTGACAGCCATTGGCAACGACATGGCCAACCGCGTGTGGGAGAGTGACACGCGGGGCCGCGCCAAACCCACGCGGGACTCTTCGCG GGAGGAGCGGGAGTCATGGATTCGCGCCAAGTACGAACAGCTGCTGTTCCTGGCGCCGCTGGGCACTTCCGAGGAACCGCTGGGCCGCCAGCTGTGGGCCGCGGTGCAGGCCCAGGACGTGGCCGCCGTTCTCCTGCTTCTGGCCCACGCGCGACACGGGCCACTCGACACCAGCGTAGAGGACCCGCAGCTTCGCTCCCCACTTCACCTGGCGGCCGAGCTCTCCCACGTCGTCATCACGCAGCTGCTGCTGTGG TACGGCGCCGACGTGTCCGCCCGCGACGCGCAGGGCCGCACCGCGCTCTTCTACGCCCGCCAGGCCGGGAGCCAGCTGTGCGCCGACATCCTTCTCCAGCACGGTTGCCCGTGCGAGGGCGGCAGCGCGGCCACCACCCCCAGCGCGGCCACCACCCCCAGCATCACCGCCACGCCCAGCCCCCGCCGCAGGAGCAGCGCCGCCAGCGTGGGCCGAGCCGACGCCCCAGTCGCGCTGGTATAG